The Primulina eburnea isolate SZY01 chromosome 12, ASM2296580v1, whole genome shotgun sequence genome includes the window TAACGTATTTTTCATTCAAACACATACAAAAAGAGATTGGGAGAGAGAACTCAGGCTTAGAAGACTTACTTCCCACTGTACCAAAAGCATGTGAAGCGCTGCTCCACTACATAAGTTTTCAAATCTGATCGATGAGCAATAATCTAAAGACGAATAGATAGACAGAGCGGAGAACAAAAGAAACGTTAACAGAAACAGATGCAAAGGATCAATCCCACATGGATAGCTTGATCAAGAAAATAATGCTCTTTATAGTTAATTTCAGATGTACCTTGTCTAGAAGCTGTTGATATACCTCTGACGGAAGATAGGCCAAAGTTGTACCactgtcaattgtagcccttCTACCTAGTCCCCCGTCAAACAAAGCAGAGGGAAGATTTAGTAATTGACCACCCACCTCAACACCCTTCAGGACAACATTATAATGCGGCCTATGGTAGCAATAAAAACTTAATTAGACAAGTGTGAATTTAAATTAATGAAAAGCTAATGTGTAAAATTCAACATGGTATACAAACCATTAGTGTTCTGATTTAGTAATAGAAAAAAGGAGACATACAAATGAGTAATAATGTCACGTACTGATTTGGCACAAGTTTTATTCTATTTACTTTTGGTTGCACCACTTCTCCAATGGCAAATATGCCACCTCCCTTCTTGTGGTTCAAGCAATGTGAAAATATCTTTTTCACCTTTCCAGAAGAAGCAAGCTGTGAAAGAATGGATGTATTTGCTTGTCCAAAACCAATTATTCCATCAAGTGCCCCAGAAGATGAAACAAATCCTTCAGATTGTTTAGCTGAGCAACtatataaaatcataaacaaGTAAGATGCATAGAATGCTCACGGTAAAACTATGAGAACATTCTTACAGAAGATTCATTTTGAAAATAAGCACATATCACAAACAATAAAATAGGTTAAGACACCAACTAATCTCAGCCACTCAAATCATATATAGGATATCCTAAGAAGTTAGCAGAAGGAAACCACTTCAGCAACATCGCATAAAAGTTAAACGCAAATGAAAGGCAAGAATGAAATATTAAATACGCACAAAAGCCTGTTCATACCAGAAGAAGAATGTTGGCTCCTTCCAAAATTAAATCGCAAGTAAACGTAAAATTCCAGTCTTTTATGGGGGAAAGATGGAAATTATATTAGCATCCGGTCATGAGAATATACACGTGGAACTATCATAAGATAAGATATGACCTCTATACTTTGAAAGAGCATGGATTTATATCGTTGCATAAGCATCGTTCTTGTGTTCATAATGGTGATTTTTGTTAAGTACATGTGTCATGCAACTTTCTTTCAAGTGAGTGTACATGTGATATCGCATGAGAATGGTAACATACAACGCTTAATCTTAACAAATATGTTTCCCTTCTTAcacagaaataaaaataaaccatAGATATCAATGAACATCCAGATAACTGAATATCTATAACAGTTCAACAAGTCATCGAAGCTCATGCATAACTTCAAATAATGCAGAATTGTCATCAATTGAAATACTTAGTAAATCAGTCGCGCACGTATGTAAAATATGGCATTTAAGAGACAGCTTAATATAAGATTTTCTTAAACAAATGCAACCCCACCCATCTACCTGACTGGTGGGGGAGCACCCAATGGGGGTGATGAAGGCGTCTGGAATTGAACTACTTTATAATGTTTCCAATTGTCTAGAGTTTTAGTGACTCGTCTAGTTTAAGCATATAAGCACGAGGTAATTGGATGCACGTGCCCGAATACCTAAATAAGTTGTGGTTCACACATATTGGCCACTGGGGCACCTCTACTTGACATTTTTTGTGCTCCATTAAgcctttctttttcaaattctCTACGTTAATAAATGAACGAAAAAGGGATGGAGCAATGGAAGTAATGATTCAAATAATATCTTTATGGACAAcgcatttatattttgtttCAAACATTATCCACTTGAGATACTTGGTCATAATCATGTTTTGTGGTCTACTGATTTTTCATGTTTCATGGCTTCAATAAAATAAGCAGAAAATTCACATGTTATACAGCATCAGATACACTATTCGATGTTAATACCAATGTTTACAGCATTAATACGAATGGATCCCAAATAAAGAAGATAGCCAATCATTTGAGACAGGCACAACAAAGGCCACATGCTAATGAATTTTTACGGTTGAAACCTTTGTAATTAATAATTTCAAACGATCTTGTAACTCAAATTTGTTTCCACCATTTACAATGTTACGCCAAATTATTAACTAGAAAGCTAAGCAAATATAATATAGTTCCAGAACAATCAATTATACGTGGATTAAATACACATTCGAGTACGTGGATTAAATACACATTCGAGTCCTTGATACAAATTAAGGATTGATTCCATTAATGTTAACTGGTAGTCTCAACTTGTGTGTCACCAATGAAGTGCTAGGTGCTACACCGGCAATAAGTTTATTGTGAATGACTAGCACATAAGTTATATCTTGAGAAGGTTCAAGTTAATGGTTAATGTATTAATAATATCTCAAAATTCAAGCACTGGAACCAATTTACTGAGAAGCCTGACAACAAACTATAAGCAAGAGAATACAAACCAACCCGAAGGCAATGGATCCATTCATCAATGATGTTTGGAGGTTCCCAGTCACTTGATCAAGTTTAAAAAAATCTCTGACAAAATATCCCTCAGTTCTGCTTCCATCTCCATATGCGACTATATATTCACATTTCTTTCCAACTTTGCAATTGAGATTCGGACGATCAAACTCAGCAGCACAGAAATCTTGGTCACAAGAAACTGTCTGTCCAGTGGAGGAGGCCTTCAAGTCATACTGCTTCAAGGGTATCTGGTGGATTAATTGAACAATAAACTATTCATTCGACCTccaatatttttatgaaaaatgaTGGTTCAGGGTTGACATAGATGGTGCTAGCAGCAAGCAGAAAATTTTCAGATGCCACATTCAACTGTTGGAACATAATTTTTAAGATAAAAGGAGTCCAAATAGAACAAAGAAAAAGAGGAAGAGACATACATTAAAGTCACTTTTTGTGGGACATCTCTCACAGTTTTGGCAATTCACCCACAAAATATCACTTCCAGTATCTACTTGAACGTGATAATCAACTGGAGGAGTCCCAATTGTTATTTTAGTGTAATAAAGCCTGCACCAATTTATTAAATGACAATTGAGATACACAAAATAATCGTTATCTTGAAGAATAAAAACCATTTGGACACCAAGTAATTCTGACAACTGACAAGGCAGCACATGAAAATGGTGTTCTTTCGTCAACTAGTGATTGCAATCAAGGAACAAAATAATTTACTCATGTGATGCCATATGGAACCGAATAATTATTCCTTCAAAATTATGTATGGACTATCCATCCAACTGCCAAAATTGTTATTGCATGTTTGTGTTTACTTTCTGAAGAAATGCTATATAAGTTTGCTTTTGGCCCTAGGTATAAAACTCCACCCTTGTGCTTTTGTTATGGTCAGTCAAAAATTTTCTCCCTGTACATGGATTACTTAGCCACAAACTCATATAGCTTTTCATCCTGAGCCCCAGGTCTTTGGGTTACAGAATATTTAAAAAGAATGAAAACAAACCATACTTCGCTATTGCTGAAGAAAACTTATAGTTAAAGCGATTTCCAGATAAACGGATAAAAGTACTGCATACCATTCGTAGCACAATCCACCCAAACACAGAAAGACGTCCAAGGAATACAATATCATGTTCAAATTTTTTATGttggaaaataaaacaaatggtTCAAATGCCCGAAGCCTTAGCAAGGGAATAGAAAAATTCCTATCCAACACATGCTTAAAAACAATCTGTGTTTCATCATATTGGTTCTTACTTTTATTTCTGTTTTCTATCTTCAGGTGACCGTGTCACCTAATGCTTAATACTATCGCTATCTGTGTTTTGTCAGATTAGTTCTTACTTTTATTTCTGTTTCATATTTCTGTGTGACCTGATGATAAAATTCCACAAACATCATCCACTGCAAATAATAATATACCAAACACGCTTCTTACTGCTAATGCATGATCAATACATGAAGCAAAGAAAAAACTAACAGTAGACTGAAATATTAAGCCAACTGATATAAACATTAACAAATCAGACAACCACAAACACATTAACACCTACATGGTCAGTTACATCACGAAATTATTGtcttaaaatcatatttaaaataacaaatgcACAAGTCAACTCAATCACATGCAATAGAGATACATACGCAGCATTATAAAATGAACCATCCCCGCGTAGTTGGAAATCAATGGAACCTAGCATTCTGCCATGGCGCCGAAAGTCATGCTCCCTCAGAGCACTCAATGTCGCGGTCGCCTGGCCAAGGCCACCATACTTGTGATGAACTTCGAAAACGATATTGCCCTTCACCATACACATTACATTAACCAACAACAGCATCAcaagaaaaatcaaaatcaCAGCCTTCCTCCCGCAGTCCATCGCCACCGCCAAAAATTGTGAAATAAGAAAATTGTAATAAAAAGGGAAGAAACCCAACTAAAATGAGGGAATACAACTCTTGTTCGAAGAAGACAAATTTTGGTGGGATGGAAACATGAAAAATTCGTCAGCATTGTCTTGTTTTGGACTCGGTGCATTAATGTGGGCAGGAGACGTGAACAGAAAACGTGAGAAAGGGCTACAAAGAGATAAAACCAGGAAAAGGGGTAAAATAAGTTGGCTTGAATTGCGTAAAAATTGCAAATAATAGAATTGATTTCAAGATTCTTTAGGTTCAAACTAAAAATCCAGGAAACACAATAATAATTCTTCCCACGTCAAGAAATAAGCCCTTTTACCTCTATTTCTCTCAAGAAAGAAGAAAGCTGTTGCGTCAGCCATGTACGCCGTCCTTTTTGTATCCACCACGCGTTCTGCCGTGTTCTGTGAGCTCGCTCCGACTCTAGACTGGGACTCCGTGAAGGCGAAATGAGGAAATCTGGGGGAAATTAAGGGAAAAGGCACTCGACGGtgaattatttaaaaacaaatcTACGCGACCATTTACATAAATGTCTAAATGCACAGTGTAAATATACTTAGTGGTGTCAAAATGCGACACGATCCGTCAACCCGACACGATccaacacgaaaaaaatcaggtttggGTTGGGGTTTTTCGGGTTCGAATTGGGTTCGGGTTGGGTGAGTTCGGGTTAGTGTCATGTTAGACGGGTTTCGGGTTGGGTCGGGTTGGGTCGCGGGTTGACCCACGAACCTCTTTCCATTTCTTTTCTGATCGTATTTCCTTTTCCGACAAATCTCGACGTAGATCTGTCAAACTAAACAAACTCAATCGGATAAATGGTTGACAAAAATATGATAATATAAAACGTTTATTTCGATTTATTGCTTCTGTTTCTTCGACTCACtcgaaaaaaaaaatgtcaACCAAATTTTTGATCGACCTGTGCTTGGGTAGACCAAATTTGGTCTTTTGTTTGAGTAGACCAAAGCTTGGTCGATCCAAGCAAAAGACCAAACTTTGGGTAGACCAAACTACCCAAAGTGGGTAGACCAAAAGATTGGTCGACCCAAGCAAACTTTTGTTTTGGTCGACCAAAGTGGGTAGACCCAATTTTTGGGTAGATCAAATTCTGGTCGACCAAATATATCGTTAGACCAATTGGGTCGACCCAAGCAAAATGTTGGGTAGACTCTACCCAAAATTTTGGTCTATCCAACATCGATCAAGTTTGGGTTGACTCAGTGTTTGTTTTTGTATGTGATTGGACaatgtattaattttttttatttcgattTAAGTATTTATGGTGGAATTTTGTTGCTGGTCAGTTTTTTGGTCGACCAAAGTGATTTCTGGGTTGATTTTGTGTCGACCCTGTTGATCTCTAGGTCAACCAAGGTTTGCTTTTGGGTCGACCATTTTTCTAACACATGAATCCATAGATTT containing:
- the LOC140807103 gene encoding aspartic proteinase 36-like isoform X2 — encoded protein: MLGSIDFQLRGDGSFYNAALYYTKITIGTPPVDYHVQVDTGSDILWVNCQNCERCPTKSDFNIPLKQYDLKASSTGQTVSCDQDFCAAEFDRPNLNCKVGKKCEYIVAYGDGSRTEGYFVRDFFKLDQVTGNLQTSLMNGSIAFGCSAKQSEGFVSSSGALDGIIGFGQANTSILSQLASSGKVKKIFSHCLNHKKGGGIFAIGEVVQPKVNRIKLVPNQPHYNVVLKGVEVGGQLLNLPSALFDGGLGRRATIDSGTTLAYLPSEVYQQLLDKIIAHRSDLKTYVVEQRFTCFWYSGNVDDEFPVVGFHFEDSISLPVYPHNYLLKVKDKEYCIGWQNSKTHTKKGREITLLGDIVLSDKLILYDLENQNIGWTEYDCLSSIQVRDEVSGNAYSVGAHSISSALCPSAVDVGSFLLLITALFYLIEGTS
- the LOC140807103 gene encoding aspartic proteinase 36-like isoform X1 gives rise to the protein MDCGRKAVILIFLVMLLLVNVMCMVKGNIVFEVHHKYGGLGQATATLSALREHDFRRHGRMLGSIDFQLRGDGSFYNAALYYTKITIGTPPVDYHVQVDTGSDILWVNCQNCERCPTKSDFNIPLKQYDLKASSTGQTVSCDQDFCAAEFDRPNLNCKVGKKCEYIVAYGDGSRTEGYFVRDFFKLDQVTGNLQTSLMNGSIAFGCSAKQSEGFVSSSGALDGIIGFGQANTSILSQLASSGKVKKIFSHCLNHKKGGGIFAIGEVVQPKVNRIKLVPNQPHYNVVLKGVEVGGQLLNLPSALFDGGLGRRATIDSGTTLAYLPSEVYQQLLDKIIAHRSDLKTYVVEQRFTCFWYSGNVDDEFPVVGFHFEDSISLPVYPHNYLLKVKDKEYCIGWQNSKTHTKKGREITLLGDIVLSDKLILYDLENQNIGWTEYDCLSSIQVRDEVSGNAYSVGAHSISSALCPSAVDVGSFLLLITALFYLIEGTS